The following coding sequences lie in one Allochromatium vinosum DSM 180 genomic window:
- the yjgA gene encoding ribosome biogenesis factor YjgA: MQLHDDELEYDDEDDQPQGPSKSQIKRDKLVLQALAERMASMPHHELERLNLSEATWVALDETPRIKDLRARKRHWKRIANLLEREDMEAVHVLIDGAEERERAATAHHHALERWRERLITEGDGAVTEFIEACPEVDRQQLRALVRAAQRDTERGKPDAPRKLFRFLRDSLD; the protein is encoded by the coding sequence ATGCAATTACATGATGATGAGTTGGAATACGACGACGAGGACGATCAGCCGCAAGGCCCGAGCAAGAGCCAGATCAAGCGCGACAAGCTAGTGCTCCAGGCGCTCGCCGAGCGGATGGCGTCGATGCCGCACCATGAGCTGGAGCGGCTCAATCTCAGTGAGGCGACCTGGGTCGCACTCGACGAGACGCCGCGCATCAAGGATCTGCGCGCCCGCAAGCGCCACTGGAAGCGCATCGCCAATCTGCTCGAACGCGAGGACATGGAAGCTGTCCATGTGCTGATCGACGGTGCCGAGGAGCGCGAGCGTGCCGCCACCGCGCACCATCATGCGCTGGAGCGTTGGCGCGAGCGTCTGATCACCGAGGGTGATGGGGCGGTGACCGAATTCATCGAAGCCTGCCCGGAAGTCGACCGCCAGCAATTGCGCGCCCTGGTCCGCGCCGCTCAGCGCGATACCGAGCGCGGCAAGCCGGATGCGCCGCGCAAGCTGTTCCGGTTCCTGCGCGACTCCCTGGACTGA
- a CDS encoding 7TM diverse intracellular signaling domain-containing protein, protein MMKNHVLYKIATVLVLTTLWLSDALSAPLVLEDRPQGQRTEGYLSVLRDPGGRPDFDPIRERPFTPLAGQAGFGLTRDVIWLKLDVHENAGTLKRGDGHAYQYLWPTNLWLADYQHVLIPALHFIALSWWARRFLDTPGQTPWLDLALRAIMLAALGMIALAIAGQYTLGNQLAFWVGTTMTLLVFVATLRVLRRGYRPARLFLLAQFAPLADALVTQPTDAGAVASKLLTSLAAAILTPAGEARIGASIGIALAPRDGHHFARLLQVADQAMYRSKQDGRNRWHYGGDHHGHPVEPPATG, encoded by the coding sequence ATGATGAAAAACCATGTGTTATACAAAATCGCGACCGTGCTGGTGCTGACGACACTCTGGCTGAGTGATGCCCTGTCCGCCCCCCTGGTGCTGGAGGATCGCCCCCAAGGCCAGCGCACCGAGGGCTATCTCTCCGTGTTGCGCGACCCCGGCGGTCGACCGGACTTCGACCCGATACGCGAACGCCCCTTCACACCGCTCGCGGGACAAGCCGGCTTTGGATTAACCCGTGATGTGATCTGGCTGAAGCTTGACGTGCATGAGAACGCCGGCACCTTGAAGCGGGGCGACGGCCACGCCTACCAGTACCTCTGGCCGACGAATCTCTGGCTGGCCGATTACCAGCATGTCCTGATACCCGCGCTGCATTTCATCGCTCTGTCCTGGTGGGCGCGTCGCTTTCTCGACACGCCCGGACAGACGCCGTGGCTCGATCTTGCACTGCGCGCGATCATGCTGGCTGCGCTGGGCATGATCGCCCTGGCGATCGCCGGCCAATACACGCTGGGGAACCAGCTGGCATTCTGGGTCGGCACCACCATGACGCTCCTGGTCTTCGTTGCGACGCTGCGCGTTCTGCGGCGCGGTTATCGGCCAGCGCGATTGTTTCTGCTCGCCCAGTTTGCCCCGCTGGCCGACGCGCTCGTCACCCAGCCGACCGACGCCGGAGCCGTGGCGTCGAAACTGCTGACGAGTCTGGCCGCCGCCATACTGACGCCAGCTGGTGAGGCCCGCATCGGCGCGAGTATCGGCATCGCCCTGGCACCCAGGGATGGGCATCACTTCGCCCGCCTGTTGCAAGTCGCCGACCAGGCCATGTATCGATCGAAGCAGGACGGCCGCAACCGCTGGCATTACGGCGGCGACCACCATGGCCACCCGGTCGAGCCTCCAGCCACCGGCTGA
- a CDS encoding adenosylcobinamide-GDP ribazoletransferase, translating into MTRLRPLWIAGRFLSRLPFPDPGETQPHETGRSVPWYPFVGLAMGAPAAFAAFLFVQGDAPPDVAAALVLMLWVWSSGALHLDGLADSADAWIGGLGSRERTLEIMKDPRSGPAAVTLIGLVLLAKWAALKTLILAGVVWPLLAAPMLARAQLPLLLLTTPYARRQGMATDQFNHLPKRAAWLSVSASGVVMLALGGWPGLALILAALALYRIARRAMLARISGFTGDTAGALVELTETLALLLCAILIE; encoded by the coding sequence ATGACACGACTCCGCCCACTCTGGATCGCCGGACGTTTCCTCTCCCGGCTCCCCTTCCCCGACCCCGGTGAGACGCAACCGCACGAGACCGGGCGTTCGGTGCCCTGGTATCCGTTCGTCGGCCTGGCGATGGGCGCGCCGGCGGCGTTCGCCGCCTTCCTGTTCGTGCAGGGGGATGCGCCGCCCGATGTCGCGGCGGCTCTGGTGCTGATGCTCTGGGTCTGGTCGAGCGGCGCGCTGCATCTGGATGGACTGGCCGACAGCGCGGACGCCTGGATCGGCGGACTCGGCAGCCGCGAGCGCACGCTGGAGATCATGAAGGATCCGCGTAGCGGCCCGGCGGCCGTCACGCTCATCGGGCTGGTGCTGCTCGCCAAATGGGCGGCACTGAAGACATTGATCCTGGCCGGGGTCGTCTGGCCGCTGCTCGCCGCGCCCATGTTGGCACGGGCGCAGTTGCCGCTACTGCTGCTGACCACGCCCTATGCGCGCCGGCAGGGCATGGCCACCGATCAATTCAACCATCTGCCCAAGCGGGCGGCCTGGTTGAGCGTTTCGGCATCCGGCGTCGTGATGCTGGCGCTCGGCGGCTGGCCGGGGCTGGCGCTGATCCTGGCGGCGCTGGCGCTCTACCGGATCGCGCGACGTGCCATGCTGGCGCGGATCTCCGGCTTCACCGGCGACACCGCCGGCGCCCTGGTCGAACTGACCGAGACCCTGGCGCTGCTGCTGTGCGCGATCCTCATCGAGTGA
- the cobT gene encoding nicotinate-nucleotide--dimethylbenzimidazole phosphoribosyltransferase — translation MNMTLDWIQHPCRSIDHQAAAAAQARQDQLTKPRGSLGRLEEMAIRLAGMQGTDAPTPDPVRILQFVSDHGVATEGVSCFPREVTLQMLHNIARGGAAVSVMAEAIDAVMEIFDLGIATDPGPVAGVRSERLGAGTGNIAREPAMTDDQLARALDIGRTAVERAVDEGARLLICGEMGIGNTTPATALACALLDLEPSILTGPGTGLDSQGVSRKAQVIAAALELHARSEHGPLELLRRLGGFDIAASTGAFIRAAQLGLPILVDGFIISSAALVATRINPGVRDWMLFSHGSAEPGHRHMMEALDADPYLHLRLRLGEATGGAALVPLLRMACVVHRKMATFDEAGVSEA, via the coding sequence ATGAACATGACGCTCGACTGGATTCAACACCCCTGCCGCTCCATCGATCATCAGGCCGCCGCGGCGGCCCAGGCACGTCAGGATCAGCTCACCAAACCGCGCGGTTCGCTCGGTCGCCTGGAAGAGATGGCGATCCGGCTCGCCGGGATGCAGGGTACGGACGCGCCCACGCCCGACCCGGTGCGCATCCTGCAATTCGTCTCCGATCACGGCGTGGCCACCGAGGGCGTGTCCTGCTTCCCGCGCGAAGTCACGCTCCAGATGCTGCACAACATCGCGCGCGGCGGCGCGGCCGTCTCGGTGATGGCCGAGGCGATCGACGCCGTGATGGAGATCTTCGATCTGGGCATCGCCACCGACCCCGGCCCGGTCGCCGGCGTGCGTTCCGAACGGCTCGGTGCGGGCACCGGCAACATCGCCCGTGAACCGGCCATGACCGATGACCAGCTCGCGCGCGCACTCGACATCGGCCGCACGGCGGTCGAACGCGCCGTCGACGAGGGCGCGCGACTCCTGATCTGCGGCGAAATGGGCATCGGCAACACCACCCCGGCGACCGCGCTGGCCTGCGCCCTGCTGGATCTGGAGCCGTCGATCCTGACCGGCCCCGGCACCGGACTCGACAGCCAGGGCGTCTCGCGCAAGGCTCAGGTGATCGCCGCAGCCCTGGAGCTTCATGCCCGCTCCGAACATGGACCGCTGGAGTTGCTGCGGCGTCTCGGCGGTTTCGACATCGCCGCCAGCACGGGCGCCTTCATCCGCGCCGCGCAGCTCGGACTGCCGATCCTGGTCGATGGCTTCATCATCAGCTCGGCGGCCCTGGTGGCCACCCGGATCAATCCCGGCGTGCGTGACTGGATGCTGTTCTCGCACGGCTCGGCCGAGCCTGGGCATCGGCACATGATGGAGGCGCTCGACGCCGACCCCTACCTGCATCTGCGGCTGCGGCTCGGCGAGGCCACGGGCGGCGCGGCTCTGGTGCCCCTGCTGCGCATGGCCTGTGTCGTGCACCGGAAGATGGCCACCTTCGACGAAGCGGGCGTGAGCGAGGCGTGA
- the groL gene encoding chaperonin GroEL (60 kDa chaperone family; promotes refolding of misfolded polypeptides especially under stressful conditions; forms two stacked rings of heptamers to form a barrel-shaped 14mer; ends can be capped by GroES; misfolded proteins enter the barrel where they are refolded when GroES binds) has translation MAAKQIFFSENARVRMLRGVDVLANAVKVTLGPKGRNVVIEKSWGAPTVTKDGVSVAKAIELKDKFENMGAQMVKEVASKTSDIAGDGTTTATVLAQAMVREGLKSVAAGMNPMDIKRGMDQAVEAAIKELQALSRPCSTNKEIAQVGTISANSDDSIGNIIAEAMEKVGKEGVITVEEGKSLHNELDLVEGMQFDRGYLSPYFINNQQSQKTELDDPFILLYDKKISNIRDLLPVLEGVAKAGKPLLILAEDIEGEALATLVVNTLRGILKVCAVKAPGFGDRRKAMLQDIAILTGATVISEEVGLSLEKATLNDLGTAKRVQVGKDDTTIIDGAGSHDDIKARCEQIRAQVEETSSDYDREKLQERLAKLAGGVAVIKVGAATEIEMKEKKMRVEDALHATRAAVEEGIVPGGGVALVRALTAIKDLKGANDDQTVGITIARRAMEEPLRQIVANAGEEPSVILNTVADGSGSFGYNAANGEFGDMMEMGVIDPTKVTRSALQNACSVAGLMITTEAMVADEPKKEKASAAPAGGMDDMDY, from the coding sequence ATGGCTGCCAAGCAGATCTTCTTCAGTGAAAACGCCCGTGTCCGCATGTTGCGCGGCGTCGACGTCCTGGCCAATGCGGTCAAGGTCACGCTGGGTCCGAAGGGCCGCAACGTCGTGATCGAGAAGTCCTGGGGCGCGCCGACCGTCACCAAGGACGGCGTCTCGGTCGCCAAGGCGATCGAACTCAAGGACAAGTTCGAGAACATGGGTGCGCAGATGGTGAAAGAGGTCGCCTCCAAGACCTCCGACATCGCCGGCGACGGCACCACCACCGCGACCGTGCTGGCGCAGGCCATGGTCCGCGAGGGCCTGAAGTCGGTTGCCGCCGGCATGAACCCGATGGACATCAAGCGCGGCATGGATCAGGCCGTCGAGGCCGCGATCAAGGAGCTGCAAGCCCTGTCGCGTCCCTGCTCGACCAACAAGGAGATCGCCCAAGTCGGCACCATCTCGGCCAACTCCGACGACTCGATCGGCAACATCATCGCCGAGGCGATGGAGAAGGTCGGCAAGGAAGGCGTCATCACGGTTGAGGAAGGCAAGTCGCTGCACAACGAGCTGGATCTGGTCGAAGGCATGCAGTTCGACCGCGGCTATCTGTCGCCCTACTTCATCAACAACCAGCAGAGCCAGAAGACCGAGCTGGACGATCCCTTCATCCTGCTGTACGACAAGAAGATCTCCAACATCCGTGATCTTCTCCCCGTGCTGGAAGGTGTCGCCAAGGCCGGCAAGCCGCTGCTGATCCTCGCCGAGGACATCGAGGGCGAGGCGCTGGCGACCCTGGTGGTCAACACCCTGCGCGGCATTCTCAAGGTCTGTGCGGTCAAGGCGCCCGGCTTCGGTGATCGTCGCAAGGCCATGCTCCAGGACATCGCCATCCTGACCGGCGCGACCGTGATCTCCGAGGAAGTCGGCCTGTCGCTGGAGAAGGCGACCCTGAACGATCTGGGTACCGCCAAGCGCGTCCAGGTCGGCAAGGACGACACCACCATCATCGACGGCGCCGGCTCGCACGACGACATCAAGGCCCGTTGCGAGCAGATCCGCGCTCAGGTCGAGGAGACCAGCTCCGACTACGATCGCGAGAAGCTCCAGGAGCGTCTGGCCAAGCTGGCCGGTGGCGTGGCCGTGATCAAGGTCGGCGCGGCCACCGAGATCGAGATGAAGGAAAAGAAGATGCGCGTCGAGGATGCCCTGCACGCGACCCGCGCGGCGGTCGAGGAAGGCATCGTGCCCGGCGGCGGTGTCGCCCTGGTGCGTGCACTCACCGCGATCAAGGATCTGAAGGGCGCGAACGACGACCAGACCGTCGGCATCACCATCGCCCGGCGTGCGATGGAAGAGCCGCTGCGTCAGATCGTCGCCAACGCGGGTGAAGAGCCGTCTGTCATCCTCAACACGGTCGCCGACGGCTCCGGCAGCTTCGGCTACAACGCCGCCAACGGCGAGTTCGGCGACATGATGGAGATGGGCGTCATCGATCCGACCAAGGTCACGCGCTCGGCGTTGCAGAACGCCTGCTCGGTCGCGGGTCTGATGATCACCACCGAGGCCATGGTCGCCGACGAGCCGAAGAAGGAGAAGGCATCGGCCGCGCCCGCCGGCGGCATGGACGACATGGACTACTGA
- a CDS encoding co-chaperone GroES yields the protein MNLRPLHDRVVIRRSEEERTSAGGILIPDSATEKPSQGEVVAVGKGKILDNGDVRALDVKVGDRVLFGKYSGTEVKVGDEKLLVMREDDLMGVIE from the coding sequence ATGAACCTCCGTCCTTTGCATGATCGTGTCGTCATCCGTCGCAGTGAAGAGGAGCGCACCTCCGCCGGCGGCATCCTCATCCCCGACAGCGCGACCGAGAAGCCGAGCCAGGGCGAAGTCGTCGCCGTCGGCAAGGGCAAGATCCTCGACAACGGCGATGTGCGCGCACTCGACGTCAAGGTCGGCGACCGGGTGCTGTTCGGCAAGTATTCCGGCACCGAGGTCAAGGTCGGCGACGAGAAGCTGCTGGTGATGCGCGAAGACGACCTGATGGGCGTCATCGAATAA
- the btuB gene encoding TonB-dependent vitamin B12 receptor encodes MSHPWMLAALSLPLAGLVLADETPTQLESVVVTATRTAEPESTTLASVTVIDRPEIERRQARSVPDLLRGLPGVSLVRTGGPGHQSSLFLRGTNSNHVLVLVDGIKIGSATSGTASLEDLPIEQIERIEVVRGPRSSLYGSEAIGGVIQIFTRRGGGDWSPRLTLGAGTLHTTRVAAGLSGGGERGWVDLGASLDRTHGIDACSGRSKPFAGCGVEQDDRDPYRNLGLSLRAGYSFSEQAELEFNALRTEGRLDFDGSAFAGNVSRSEQQVLGAKAILKPLTPWTLTLAAGQSLDSYRSFFDDPDTDDGERFVDRFETTRDSLSLQNDWRLTKAQLATLGLDYRVDHVDGTVDYSRDTRDNLGVFGEYQASLGAADLKLSLRQDEDGDLGGHGTGNAALGYVFDTGLRVSLAYGTAFKAPSFNDLYYPSYGNPDLDPERSRSWELGIAGELPVGPGIDGRWDLSLYETDIDDLIAYDAALSAAANVRRARIRGLEATTRADYRDWSLKTSLTLLDPENRSPDANQGNLLPRRPEQSLEIDLERRFDRWSLGGTVFVAGRRYDDLANKNRLDGYALLDLRAEYRINPALRLQASLENALDEEYETAYLYNQLGRSFYLTLRYQP; translated from the coding sequence ATGTCCCATCCCTGGATGCTGGCGGCGCTGAGCCTGCCGCTGGCCGGTCTCGTCCTGGCCGACGAGACGCCCACTCAACTCGAATCCGTGGTGGTCACGGCCACCCGGACCGCTGAACCCGAGAGCACGACGCTGGCCTCGGTCACAGTCATCGACCGCCCCGAGATCGAACGCCGTCAGGCGCGCTCGGTGCCGGATCTGCTGCGCGGTCTGCCCGGCGTCAGCCTCGTGCGCACCGGCGGCCCCGGTCATCAATCCTCGCTCTTTCTGCGCGGCACCAACTCAAACCATGTGCTGGTGCTGGTCGACGGCATCAAGATCGGCTCGGCGACCTCGGGCACGGCCTCGCTGGAGGATCTGCCGATCGAGCAGATCGAACGCATCGAGGTGGTGCGCGGGCCGCGCTCCAGTCTCTATGGATCGGAGGCCATCGGCGGCGTGATCCAGATCTTCACCCGCCGCGGCGGCGGTGACTGGTCGCCACGCCTGACGCTGGGGGCCGGCACCCTCCACACCACCCGCGTTGCCGCCGGACTCTCGGGCGGCGGCGAGCGCGGCTGGGTCGATCTGGGCGCGAGCCTCGACCGCACCCATGGCATCGACGCCTGCTCCGGACGCTCCAAGCCTTTCGCCGGCTGCGGTGTCGAGCAGGACGACCGCGATCCCTATCGCAATCTGGGCCTGAGTCTGCGCGCCGGTTACAGCTTCAGCGAGCAGGCCGAGCTGGAGTTCAACGCCCTGCGCACCGAGGGCCGACTCGACTTCGACGGCTCGGCCTTCGCCGGCAACGTCTCGCGCTCCGAACAGCAGGTGCTGGGCGCCAAGGCGATCCTCAAGCCGCTCACGCCCTGGACCCTGACGCTGGCCGCCGGACAGAGCCTGGACAGTTATCGCTCCTTCTTCGACGATCCGGACACGGACGACGGCGAGCGTTTCGTCGATCGCTTCGAGACCACGCGCGACAGTCTCTCGTTGCAGAACGACTGGCGTCTTACCAAGGCCCAGCTGGCCACACTGGGTCTGGATTATCGCGTCGACCACGTCGACGGCACCGTCGACTACAGTCGCGACACCCGCGACAACCTGGGCGTCTTCGGCGAATATCAGGCCAGCCTCGGCGCGGCGGATCTCAAGCTCAGCCTGCGCCAGGACGAGGACGGCGATCTGGGCGGGCACGGCACCGGCAATGCCGCGCTCGGCTATGTGTTCGACACCGGCCTGCGCGTCTCGCTGGCCTATGGCACCGCCTTCAAGGCGCCGAGCTTCAACGATCTCTATTACCCCAGCTACGGCAACCCGGACCTGGACCCGGAGCGCTCGCGCAGCTGGGAGCTGGGAATCGCCGGTGAGCTGCCGGTCGGCCCCGGGATCGACGGACGCTGGGATCTGAGCCTCTACGAGACCGACATCGACGATCTGATCGCCTATGATGCGGCACTGTCGGCGGCGGCCAACGTCCGGCGCGCGCGCATTCGCGGCCTGGAAGCGACGACCCGTGCCGACTATCGCGACTGGAGCCTCAAGACCAGCCTGACCCTGCTCGATCCCGAGAACCGCTCACCTGACGCCAACCAGGGCAATCTCCTGCCACGGCGTCCCGAACAGAGTCTGGAGATCGACCTGGAACGGCGCTTCGACCGCTGGTCGCTCGGGGGCACGGTCTTCGTCGCCGGCCGACGTTACGACGATCTGGCCAACAAGAACCGGCTCGACGGCTATGCGCTGCTCGACCTGCGCGCCGAATACCGGATCAATCCAGCGCTACGCTTGCAGGCGAGTCTCGAAAACGCGCTCGACGAAGAGTACGAGACCGCCTATCTATACAATCAGCTCGGGCGCTCGTTCTATTTGACGCTCCGGTATCAGCCGTAA
- a CDS encoding histidine phosphatase family protein: MPECFVDLLRHGDVEGGACFRGERDDPLSPLGWEQMRHATAGIGSPGWTRIIASPARRCADFARELSAARGLPLTLADDWRERAFGDWEGVPLDAIPSDQLQRFWDDPAGYTPPRAEPFADFRARVLAAWQTLLGQCDAHTLLITHGGVIRVLVAEVLCMADAGLLRLEVPHACLTRLRIYPPPGCPSLIAHGTIE, translated from the coding sequence ATGCCTGAGTGCTTCGTCGACCTCTTGCGTCATGGCGATGTCGAGGGCGGCGCCTGTTTTCGCGGCGAACGCGACGATCCCTTGAGTCCACTCGGCTGGGAGCAGATGCGGCACGCAACGGCCGGCATCGGCTCGCCCGGCTGGACGCGGATCATCGCCTCGCCCGCGCGCCGGTGTGCCGACTTCGCCCGTGAACTGTCCGCCGCGCGCGGCTTGCCCCTGACCCTGGCGGACGACTGGCGCGAGCGCGCCTTCGGCGACTGGGAGGGCGTTCCACTCGATGCGATCCCGAGCGATCAGCTCCAGCGATTCTGGGACGATCCGGCCGGCTACACCCCGCCGCGCGCCGAGCCGTTCGCCGACTTTCGCGCCAGGGTGCTGGCGGCCTGGCAAACCCTGCTCGGCCAGTGCGACGCCCATACGCTCCTGATCACCCACGGTGGCGTCATCCGCGTACTGGTCGCTGAGGTGTTGTGCATGGCCGATGCCGGATTGTTGCGGCTCGAAGTCCCCCATGCCTGTCTCACCCGACTGCGGATCTACCCGCCACCGGGATGTCCGAGTCTGATTGCTCACGGTACGATCGAATGA
- the recJ gene encoding single-stranded-DNA-specific exonuclease RecJ, translating into MTAIRIRRIPDQDAPIPARHPDELLSVLYAHRGLSDPAEAAPGLGTLAPVTALYGMEAAVNRLVAAIRSEQSILVVGDYDADGATGSALAVRGLRDLGARRVSFLVPSRFSNGYGLSPAVVEAACGQGADVILTVDNGISSHAAMARARELGLSVVVTDHHLPGDALPEADAIVNPNQPGCGFPSKHLAGVGVVFYLLAALRGRLRESGWFGADRPEPNLAERLDLVALGTVADVVSLDRNNRILVEQGLRRVRAGRACAGVLALLQVAGRDPARATAADFGFFVAPRLNAAGRLTEMSLGVECLLTDDPDRALAMAQQLDALNRERRAIEGAMKEAAEAVLDALILDGDSLPPGLCLFGEDWHQGVSGIVAARLRERYHRPTIAFADAGDGRLRGSGRSIEGLHLRDAIDWVDRRHPELIEYFGGHAMAAGLTLRPGCLEPFRDAFVEAVRVQLGDIPPTPEIRSDGALPAELLTLETAEALRFAGPWGKDFPEPRFDDVFEVVEARLVGDDRRHLKLRVAPPGGAVIEAIGFGLGERIEAARGAVRLVYRLDVNSYRGRQSLQLLVDHLADPVEM; encoded by the coding sequence GTGACCGCCATCCGCATTCGCCGCATCCCCGACCAGGATGCCCCCATCCCAGCCCGCCATCCGGATGAACTTCTGAGCGTCCTCTATGCCCATCGCGGTCTGAGTGATCCGGCCGAGGCCGCGCCCGGACTCGGGACGCTCGCGCCCGTGACGGCCCTGTATGGAATGGAGGCCGCCGTGAACCGGCTGGTCGCGGCGATCCGGTCCGAGCAGTCCATCCTGGTGGTCGGCGACTATGACGCCGACGGTGCCACCGGCAGCGCGCTCGCGGTGCGCGGGCTGCGCGATCTGGGCGCACGCCGGGTGTCGTTCCTGGTGCCGAGCCGCTTCTCCAACGGCTATGGGCTGAGTCCCGCCGTGGTCGAGGCGGCGTGCGGGCAGGGCGCGGATGTCATCCTGACGGTCGACAACGGCATCTCCAGTCATGCGGCCATGGCGCGCGCCCGCGAGCTGGGGTTGAGCGTGGTCGTGACCGATCATCATCTGCCCGGCGACGCGCTGCCCGAGGCCGATGCCATCGTCAATCCCAATCAGCCGGGCTGCGGCTTCCCGAGCAAGCATCTGGCCGGGGTCGGCGTGGTCTTCTATCTGCTCGCCGCATTGCGCGGGCGGCTACGCGAGAGCGGCTGGTTCGGCGCCGACCGGCCCGAACCCAATCTGGCCGAGCGGCTCGATCTGGTCGCGCTCGGCACGGTCGCCGATGTGGTCAGCCTGGATCGCAACAACCGCATCCTGGTCGAGCAGGGACTCAGACGAGTGCGCGCCGGGCGCGCCTGTGCCGGGGTGCTGGCCCTGCTCCAGGTGGCCGGACGCGATCCGGCACGCGCGACGGCGGCCGATTTCGGCTTCTTCGTCGCCCCCCGGCTCAATGCCGCCGGACGCCTGACCGAGATGTCGCTCGGTGTCGAGTGTCTGCTGACCGACGACCCGGACCGGGCGCTCGCGATGGCCCAGCAGCTCGATGCGCTCAACCGCGAACGCCGGGCGATCGAGGGCGCCATGAAAGAGGCCGCCGAGGCCGTGCTCGACGCCCTGATCCTCGATGGCGACTCACTGCCGCCCGGACTCTGTCTGTTCGGCGAGGACTGGCATCAGGGCGTGTCGGGAATCGTCGCCGCGCGTCTGCGCGAGCGCTATCATCGCCCGACGATTGCTTTCGCCGACGCCGGTGATGGCCGGTTGCGCGGCTCGGGACGTTCGATCGAGGGGCTGCATCTGCGCGATGCCATCGACTGGGTCGATCGCCGGCATCCGGAGCTGATCGAGTATTTCGGCGGACATGCCATGGCGGCGGGGCTGACGTTGCGTCCTGGGTGTCTGGAGCCGTTTCGCGACGCCTTCGTCGAGGCCGTCAGAGTACAGCTCGGCGACATTCCGCCGACACCCGAGATCCGTTCCGACGGCGCCCTGCCGGCCGAACTCCTGACGCTGGAGACCGCCGAGGCGCTGCGTTTCGCCGGTCCCTGGGGTAAGGATTTCCCCGAGCCGCGTTTCGATGACGTGTTCGAGGTCGTCGAGGCGCGCCTCGTCGGCGATGACCGACGACATCTGAAACTCAGGGTCGCGCCGCCGGGTGGGGCCGTGATCGAGGCGATCGGCTTCGGTCTCGGTGAGCGGATCGAGGCTGCGCGCGGTGCGGTGCGTCTGGTCTATCGGCTGGACGTGAACAGTTATCGCGGGCGGCAATCGCTGCAACTGCTGGTCGATCATCTGGCCGACCCAGTGGAGATGTGA